In one window of Candidatus Abawacabacteria bacterium DNA:
- a CDS encoding NUDIX domain-containing protein yields MKPSRKPLEKEERIKVKALCLFHKDGKILASRGINKITNQVFYRLLGGSLNFFETGEAGIRREIKEELHSEIDNLHFIDVVENIFTHEDWRGHELIFLYSGDLVRQELYAQQMIHIVEDTYEFEAEWIAIIEILSGARTLFPALDWKSLLLNISR; encoded by the coding sequence ATGAAACCATCTAGAAAACCGCTAGAAAAGGAAGAAAGAATCAAAGTAAAGGCTCTTTGTTTATTTCATAAAGATGGGAAAATCCTAGCATCTAGAGGAATTAACAAAATTACTAACCAAGTATTCTATCGATTATTAGGTGGCAGCTTAAACTTCTTTGAAACAGGAGAAGCTGGGATTCGAAGGGAAATCAAAGAAGAGCTCCACAGTGAAATTGACAATCTCCACTTTATTGATGTCGTAGAAAATATTTTTACCCATGAAGATTGGCGTGGACATGAGCTTATATTCCTTTATTCTGGTGATCTCGTACGTCAAGAATTGTACGCACAACAAATGATTCATATTGTAGAAGACACATACGAATTTGAAGCTGAGTGGATAGCAATCATCGAGATACTCAGCGGAGCTCGAACTTTGTTTCCAGCATTAGATTGGAAAAGTCTATTGCTCAACATATCGAGATAA